From uncultured Fibrobacter sp.:
ATGTCGGCATAAGACTTGGCTTTATTTTTCAGCATATTTAGAGGGATTTTGTGCATGGTTTTTTCCTCACCGCTCTCTAAAATAGTAGATTTTTGGACATAAAACAATGGAGATTCCCTATGAGTCGTAGTGAACGCAGGCGTGCAAAGCAAAATGCCAAGAATTTTGTCCCCAAGAAGTCCAACGCTCTTGATAAGCGCGTCATTGTCCTTCTAGCGGTTATCGCAGTAGTGTTTTTCGTAGGAACAATGCTTATACAAAGAGGTGCATAATCCATGAAGTTTTCTATTGACAAAACCGTTCTTCAGAATGTTCTGAAATCGGCCATTACCGCCGTGCCGAACAAGTCCACCATTCAGGTGCTCAACAACTTCTCCCTGCGCCTCGAAGGCAATTTCCTCGAAGTCAGCGCAACCGACCTCGACCTCGGTATCAGGGTCAAGGTCGAAGTCCAGGGCGAACGAGATGGCGCGGTCGTCATTAACGCACGCAAGTTCTCCGACCTTATCAACAACTTGGTGGACCCGAGCATCACGACCATCAGTCTCGACGTGCAGGACTACCTCGCCAAGATCCAGTGGAGCGAGAAGGGTAAGGCCTCCATCACCGGTTTTGACGCAAGCGACTTCCCGCCGTTCCCCGAAATTGAAAACGGCGAGACCTTGAACTTCGCGGCTAGCGAACTCGCATTCCTCGCCGAGAAAACCTTGTTCGCAACTTCCACCGACTCCACGCGCCTCAACTTGAACGGCGTCTATCTGGAAGCCAAGGACGGAAAGATTTCCATGGTAGCGACCGACGGTCACCGCCTGGGCCGCGCCAGCATCGACCAAGAAGGCGCCAACCTCGAGAACGGCGTCATCATCCCGAAGAAGGTGCTGCAGCACATCCTCCATGTCGCCAAGAGCGATTCGAACATCGAAGTCCGCACCTCCGCGACGCACATCCTCTTCAACACGGATTCTACGCAGGTTATCTCCAAGCTGTACGAAGGTCCGTATCCGAACTACCGCGCCGTGATTCCGCAGAACTTCGAACGCACCATGCAGGCCAACACTCAGGACTTGCAGAACAAGATCCGCAGCGTCATTTCCATGGCGAACGTGCGTACGCGCCAGATTCGCCTGCAGATGGACGGCAACAACCTCGAACTCAGCGCAACCGACCCGGATGTCGGTGGCGATTCCCGCGAAGCACTCGCCGTGACACACAACGGTGAAGGCAGCTTCTGCATCGGGTTCAACGGCCAGTACCTGTCCGAAATCCTCGGTTTAAGCAAGAGCGAAGAAATCGTGATGAAGATGAACGCCCCCATCGGCGCCTGTGTCATCGAGCCTGTCGGCGAGAACATGGGATTCAGCTTCCTCCTGATGCCGCTGCGCCTCGTCGAGGACTAACAAGGATAAAGAATAAACTAATCGGGCTTCGCGAAAGCGAGCCCGTTTTGTTTGAGACGCGAGCAATGAGCAGTGAGCGATGAGTCTTTGAGAGACTAGAGAATAGAGGCTAGTGAAAAGAATCACGCACTTCGTGCGTTAGTAACAGACGGCGAAGCCGTGATATTTCTCCCTAGATCCTAACCCCTAATCACTTCCTACTGTCTACTTCCTACTGCCTACTTCCAACTTCCTACTATTCATGTCATCAGCAATTCGTAAACGTATCAGCAAAAAAATCACCAAGGCGCTTCACGATTTCAAATTAATCGAGGACGGTGACAAGGTGCTCGTCGCAGTGAGCGGCGGCAAGGATTCGAGCGTGCTGCTGATGGAACTGGCAAGCCGCATGGGCAAGTTTTTGCCGAACTGCGAAATAGGCGCCATCCATATCCAGAGCGACTTTGCCGACAAGGCCCCGCGTGAATTCTTGCAACGCATGGCAGAGCAATACCCGCAAATTCCCTTCTATTTCAAGGACGTGGCCGTAGAAGGACGTCTCAAGGAAGGCCGCAAGCTCAACTGCTACTGGTGCAGCACGCAACGCCGCACCGAACTCATCAAGTTCGCCCGCGAAAACGGTTACAACAAAATTGCGCTCGGCCACCACATGGACGACATCGTGGAAACGCTTTTGATGAACATGCTCTACAAGGGCGAGTTCAGTGGCATGCCGCCGATGGTGCCCTACGAAAAATATCCGTGCAGTATCATCCGCCCGCTGTGCTACTGCGAAGAAAGTGAAATCATTGAATACGCCGAAGATGCCGACATCCGCAAGTTCACCTGCACCTGCGAGTTCTCGAAGGCATCCCACCGCAAGAGCATCCGCGAAGAAATCAAGAGCCTCACCAAAGGCAACTCCACGCTGAAAGCTAACTTGTTCGAAAGCATGCGGAACATCCGCATGGATTATTTGCTTTAAAAAAATTTAGAAGGTGCGAAGGCTATATTGACTTCACCTTGATGTTGCTCTGTTCGCGAATGCAGCGCACGGAGCGGAGTTCGCCCCTGCCCGCAGCGTCCATCACTGCGGTGTTTCTGCTGAACTCCAGCATCAGGAATTCAGCGCGTTCCAGCGGTGCGCTGGAGGCTGTCCAAAAGTGTGCGTAACCGCCGATACCGTCGAAATCTCCGCCCGCCTTGCGGAAACCCGCAGGCAACGCCTTGAACCCGAACGCATCGGAACCGTTCTTTTTCTTGTACCAGCCACGCTTTGACTTGAGCGCCTCGCCGGCGACATCGGCGCCGCCCACGTTCGCGATGAGTCGCCCGAAATCCGCGCTGTTGGGCAAGCGCCAGCCCTCGGGGCAAAAACTCCGCGCCATTTCCCAAGTGTAGAGGCGCCCGAACTTGGAACAGTTGCGCTTGTCGCCTTCCGGGCACACGCTCCCGTCGATATCGTAATTTAAGTTTTCGGCCATCCAGACATCCGAGCCGATTTGCACGATGTCGTAGCTCTGCTCGTCGCGCGGGTCAGTGAACGATTCGGAACAGGCAATAAACATTGCCGACGCGAAAAAAAGCAGAAATGTGCGATAACACCGAAACTCCATCCTTGACCTCTTATAAATAAAAATAATAAATAATAAGGGGGCTTGTCAAGTAAATTTTTTAAACCCAAAAATGGGATTTTAAACGCTAAAACAAAGTTAAAAACCTATTTTAGGGTTGTTTTGTAAATAGAAAAAATCTATATTGAAGAAAGATAATCAGGAGGCCGATATGTACAGGGCGACACCGCTTACAGAAAAAACAGCTCTCAAGGAGCTTGGCGAACGCATCCGTGCGCACCGTATCGCCCTGAATCTTTCGCGTGAAGCCCTCGCCGAAAAGGCGGGAATCGGCAAAAATACGCTTGTCCGGCTCGAAATGGGCCAAAGCGTGAGCCTCTCGCACCTGGTCAAGGTCCTGCTCCAGTTCGGCTTCGCCGAAGCACTCGTCGACATTGTTCCCGATTACAGCCGTAGCCCCATGATGCTCCTCCGCGAATCGCAGAAGCTGCCCCAGCGTCAACGCGCCGGCCGCAAAAAGAAGGATGTTGACACCGCCCCCTGGGTATGGAAGGAGGATGAATGATTCCCGTCGAGGTCAAGCTCTGGGGAACGACTATCGGTGCCCTCTCCCAGGAGGACGGCGACGATTTCGCCTTTTTCGAGTACAATCCCGACTTTGTCCGCAGCGGCATAGAACCCGCGCCGGTCACCATGCCCGTGCGCGCCGGCACCATCTACCGCTTCCCGGACCTTTCTCCCGCCACATTCCACAAGTTGCCAGGGCTTTTCGCCGATTCCATCCCGGACAAGTTCGGCAACAAGATTATCGACCAGTGGCTCATCCAGAACGGCAGGGAACCCAAAAGCTTCACGGCCCTTGAACGGCTCTGCTGCACCGGCTCGCGCGGCATGGGCGCACTCGAGTTTTTCCCCGCCACCGGCCCCGACCCCGTCAAGAGCGAACCCCTCGAAATCGAGAGGCTCCGCGCCCTCGCGGCAAACATCCTGGACCAGCGCAAAAAAGTGAAAGTCAAACTCCGCGAAAAAGACGCGTTCGAACAAATTGTCCGGGTCGGTTCGTCGGCCGGGGGCGCCCGCGCCAAAGTGCTCATCGCCTACAACGAAGCGACAAAAAGCGTGCTCTCCGGGCAAGTCCGCGCCCCCGAAGGCTACGGCTACTGGCTCCTGAAATTCGACGACATCGAGAACAACCGCGACAAGGAAAACGCCGACCCCGCCGGGTTCGGGGCGCTCGAATACACCTACAGCCAAATCGCGAAGGAAGCCGGAATCCAGATGACGGAATGCCGCCTGCTGGAAGACGGCGAGCACAGGCACTTTATGACGCGCCGCTTTGACCGCACCGAAAACGGCGGCAAACTGCACTACCAGTCGCTTGCGGCCATCGCGCATTACGACTTCAACATTGCAGGGGCGTACAGCTACGAGCAGGCCTTCACCGTTGCAAGGCAAATCGGGCTTGCCACTGCCGACATCGAGCAGATGTACCGCAGGGCCGTATTCAACATTTGCGCGAGGAACCAGGACGACCATACGAAAAACATCGGCTTTTTGATGGACAAGCGTGGCAACTGGACGCTCGCGCCCGCTTTTGACGTCACCTACGCCTACAACCCCGCCGGCCGCTGGACCGGAACACACCAAATGACCTTCAACGGCAAGCGCGAAAAGTTCGCCCTCGACGACTTCAAGGCGGTGGCAAAAAGTGCCGGCCTCGTGCAAGGGCGCTACAAGCGCATCCTCGAACAAGTGCAAGATTCCCTCGCCAGCTTCAAGAAGCGCGCCAAGGCGAATGATGTCCCCAAGAAACTCGTGCAGGAAGTTGAGAAGAATCTGGTGAAGGTTTAGTCTTTTTTTGATATTCGTCCGAAAAAGTGTCAAATTTGGTGGGATATTCGTCCGAAAAAATGTCATTTTGGGCAGTTTATTCGTCCAAAAAAATGTAGTGGGATTGAAAAAATCCCCAAGCGCGAGGCCTGGGGAGTGAGCGGCAAGAGGTCGTTACCTCATTTGCCCTTAGGCGGAAGGTTGGTCCGTCCACCACCGGACTTGTTGCCCGTGGTGGAGGGGAGACCTCCTGGACCCTTCGTGCGGATCTGCATCATCGAATTACCTCCTTTATGCAGCTAAAGGTGAATCAATTTCAGGAATGGAGTTGTTTTGAATCCATCCTGTTTGGATAAGGTGTTGTCGCAAATAACGGAAATAGTCTCTCCGAAAATTGGCGAATGTCCTTGGATCACTCGGTGTGCTCGGAACCACGATAGTCTTTTTTGCTCCTTTCGCTATATGGCGAATGATGACGTGTTTACCGTGTCTAACGATTTCCCATCGACCAGAACGTAGGATGTTCTGAACGAAATCGCGAATATTTTTGTCGCTGGATATGTATGGCATATTTTCTCTCCTTGTTGAAGGCAATGCTTAGAATATATCTTTTATATACGAATTCTATGTTCGTACGAATTGTATGTTCGTATTATGCCATTTCAATGAAAAAACACTTTTATTCGTGAAAAATTTTGGTTATATTTAAAACCAAGGAAAAAGGAATCTACTATGGCCGAAACCGACATCTTACAAAAACTCAATCAGGCTTTTACTGCCCTCTCTCAAGAACGAAAGAGCATCGTTGTGCCTCTTGCGGAGATGATTCAAAAAGTGGGGCTAGACAAAAAACAATCCTCAAAATACGAGCAGATTCTCAAATCCTCAGGAAACTTTAAATTGGATTACAAGAAAGAGGGCATTCTTGTGAACCGCAAAATTTTTAAACCTATGGAGAAAACCATGACCACCCCCCAAAATACGACAAACAACAATGTGAAACTCCATGACAGAATCAAGGCGTTGCGAGACGCACTTTCTGGAGGTCTTTACGAAAAAGATGAAGCAGTCCGCCTTGCTTTACTTACTGCAATTGCCGGCGAAAGCATCTTTTTCCTAGGTAATCCCGGCGGAGCAAAGAGTATGATCGCCAGAAGAATCGTGAAGGCTTTCAAGGCAGATGGCGACGACAAGATCAAATACTTTGAAACGCTTCTCAATGCATACACGACTCCGGACGAGATCTTTGGAAACGTGTCTCTTAAAGGGTTAAATGGCGATTTACCGGAGTACCCAAATAAAGAAGTATATCGTCGTCTTACTGAAAACATGCTTCCAAAAGCAGATATTGCTTTTTTAGACGAAATTTGGAAGGCTAATTCAACTATTCTTAACTCCTTGCTCACAATTGTGAACGAACGCAAGTTCCATAATGGAAATGAGATTGAGGATGTTCCACTGAAAGCCCTCTTTACGGCTTCTAATGAACTTCCTGCCAAAGGCCAGGGCTTGGAAGCGTTGTATGACCGACTGATTCTCAGATTGATTGTATCGTTTATTGATGACGAGGACAACTTCTTTGACATGGTCGATAGTCCGTCCTCGCTTGAATTTGAACTTCCGGAAGAAGTGAAAAAACTTCAGATTTCCAATGCCGAATTGAAGGAATGGAAAAAGATAATTGATGAAATATCACTTTCTGATGCAGCGAAGTCCGTTATTTCTGCGATTCGTAAGGAACTCGCGTCCCGCAATGACGCTATGAGTGAAGAAGACAAAGAAAGTGGAGAACTTTTTGAAGTCGGTGACCGTCGTTGGAAAAAGATCGTTCATATTTTGAAGACGTCTGCGTTCCTTAATGATCGTACCGAAATAGACTTGATGGATTGCCAGCTTATCGAGTACTGTATTTGGAGTACGAAAAAACAGCAGAAGGTCGCTCGCGAAATTGTAGAGAAATGCATCCAGCAGAATGGTTTGGATTGCGATACCGCAATAGATGAAATTAAAGAGCAAATTGAAAAATTTGATTCCGTAATTACAAAAAGATTTTTTATTGAGGCCGAAGAAAAGCCCATGAAATACGTTATGAATGATGGGTTACAAGCGTATAAAATCAAAAATCCTCAAAACATATACTTTGCCGACCATAATGTTAAACCTTTTTATGTATGTAATGATTTTACTTGGAAAGGGTGTAATGACAGACAGGGAATGTTGTATGATTCCAACAAGAATCCTCTTGGGAGTAGTGCGAACTTTTCTTTTTCATCCTTTAAGATTGAACAAGATACCGTATCATGGACTGATTTTTGGCGCAATTGGAATGGATATAGTGATTCTTCCTATTCTATGAAAATCGAAACTACAACAGGAGGTTTCCAAAAGGATCCATATTTGTTTGCTCCAGACAAGGAAAATAATCTTCACGCTATTCAAAATGAAGTTGACCAGTCTAATTACCAGCCCATTACAGACCTCATTTTTTCTGAAATTAAAAAGCTTGATAATTTCGCAAAGGAACAGACTGCACCATACAGGGCTAACCTTTTTGCAGACCAGCATTATTGCGATGTCATCATGAACACCGTGACTGAAGCAAAAAGAGACCTTCAAAATGCTCAAGTTGATTTGGACAAGAAGCGTTCCCGTTATCAAGATTAAGGCAAATTATGCAAACCCCTCAAGATGCAATAACAGCGTTGCGTCAGAAATTTCCTGACGGCATGCCAGATGTTCATTCTCTTTCGGATGAACAAAAGGCATGGTTGCATATGAAAATCCAATCTATTGCAGAAGAGATTGTCCCCTCTCAAGTGATAAGTCAACTTGAAAAAATCGGAAATCGCTTAATACACGCGACGGAAGATCTCCCTGACGATGAAATGCAGAGGATTGTATCATTTGTGTTTGCTAATATGGATGAAATCGAAACTATGTCAAAGAAGGGATAAATATGGCAAATAAAGGTTTTCGTTTAAATTGTCGTAAAGCTCTTGAGGCTCTTGATGCTATACGAGAAAAATTCCCGTCAGGGATTTCTGATGTTGCCAAAATTTCAGAGGAGTCTCGTGCATGGGTTCAGATGAAAATCCAACACTTTCGCGAATGCATAAAAGAAGAAGGTTTATCCTTATCTAAATATTCTTGGTGGAATTTGATGAGATTGTCAAGAAATAAAACAGCACATCAAAAGGAAGACTTTTCTGACAATGAATTTTTGGGCTTGTGTGACACTCTTTTCCCGAATATCCCCAAAATATTAAGTGATTTAAGAAAAAAAATAGGTCTCCATCGTCATCAATCCAAGAAAAAACGCAAATTTGAAAATTTTGCTTCAAGTAGCGCTTTTGGTACAGAAGCGGACAGGAAACAACTTATTGATGCAATGGAGGATATGGCATCACCTGTTGAGCCCACCGATATTAAGATTGAATTTCCCCAGAATGATTATGCTAAGCTTGCTGAAAAATCTTTTTCGGACATCCTTGACCACGACGACATAAAGGATTACATCCGGTCGCATGAAGGCGTATCTGAAAATATCCAGACCGATATTCTTGAATGGCTACAACAAACAAAGGAATCCCTTGATAAGGAAGATCCATTCCTATATGAATCTATTTTTATAGAGCAACAAAAGAAATTGTCTGCTATAGATGTCGCTATAGATTTAACGAATGAGAATTCAAAAATCCAATACCACTATAGACGATTGCCTTCTGTAAGCGAATCGAAACGGGGGGCAATCGCCCCAAGCAATCTTAATTTCAATTTCTATAAGAACCAATTTGCAGAACAGAAAAAAGAGCCAAAAAAGGATGACAAAGATAAAGAGCCCGCCCAATGGAAATCTCTGGAGCAACTAGAAGTTCTTCGCAGGAATTTCATCGGTGACATGGAAAAAAGCTTTATTGACCGCAAAAATAAATGGGAACAAGAACGTATTGACGAGATGCGAAAGGCTTTTCTAGAAGAACTGTATAAAAAAATACAGAACTTCAAGCGTCTTGAAAAACTTCTTTCTCCGTTCATCAAGAATTTTGGACGACTCTGGAATTTGTCCGAAGGAATATTTGAAACGAGTGGTTTTGAAATCCTAGGACAATTTGCTAAACTCCTTGAACAAGATCAATCATTGCAAGAACTTGCAGAAATCCTAGGTAAGCAAAATCGTGTGCAATCCATTTTTGAAAAGGAACTTCGAGATAAGGTTGTCATAAAAACGGAATGGCACCCCCAAAATGCCTATCGTGGAGAGATTAAAGGCATTTGTTTTTCGAATGACATTTCCTCGGTATTGCCGAGTGAATTGGCGTTGATGAAAAACTCGGCTACAAAGAAACTTTTCCAGTTGCGGTTCGCCCAAAAGCAGCTGTTGTCTTTCAAATACCAAAGAAATGTTGAAAGGACAAGAAAAGAATCTACGCAAGAAGAGGTTTCCATTGAAAAGAAGGAACCCAAAGGTCCTATTATTATCTGTGTAGACACAAGTGGTTCTATGCATGGAACACCGGAAAACATTGCAAAAACCGTGACATTCGCCTTATCCAAAATCGCACTCGAAGAAGAACGAAAATGCTACCTGATTTCATTCTCTACAGGAATAGAAACTCTAGATATGAGCGATTTCAAAAAAGGCGATAGTTTGCAGAAACTCGTTCGTTTTCTACAGATGTCTTTTAATGGTGGCACAGATGCGAGCCCGGCATTGCAGCATGCAATAAAAATGCTTCAATCCAACGATTATAAGCATGCAGATGTCCTTATGATATCGGATTTTGTAATGGCAAATCTTCCGCGCAATTTAATTGATGCTATAGAAGTAGAAAAAGAAAAGAATACCGATTTTTATAGCCTTGTAATTGGGACAAGCGGAAACCAGGGAACGATAGATTGTTTTAATCACAACTGGTCTTATAACACAAACGATATTCATGCTTCACGACATTTAGTTGAACAACTGCATTCCATAAAAATGCGCCCCGCAAGTCAAGGAAAATCCGATAATGCCGACAAATAAAAACGCTTTCTTGCGAATAAGAATTCTTGACGGGCTGCTTTCGGAAAGTGCTGTTCGACATTATACGATGTCGCAAATGATTGAATTATGCAATAAGAAACTTAAGGATTCTGACGAAGAAATAGTTGGTCGTCGATGCATAGAAAAAGACCTTAAATTCATTCAGGAAGTATTCGGAACAATAGAAAAGACCCGCTCTGGAAAGAATACGATTATACACTATGCTAATAGAACTGATAGTATTTTTAACCAAAAAATATCTTCATCCGAATTAAAATTATTGCAAGCTGTTATACGTACAGTAGGCCAAATGGATGGTCTAGAAAACTTTGGTTTTTTGGGGAAGTTAGAAGAGTCAACAGAAAATCCCAAGCATCCATCCATTATTTTTGAAAAAAATGAATTTTTAAGTCGGCGCGACTTATTGCCCAAATTAATTAGCTTTATTGAACGCAAAAAAACTATAGAAATTGAGTACCACCCTATTCATAGTAAAAAAATAAATAAAATTGAGTTGTATCCGCAATTGCTAAAACAATATAATGCTCGATGGTTCTTGTTTGGACTAGCAATGGATAAAAAGAAAATTTTGACTTTTTCTTTGGAGCAACTAGATAATGTTAAAGAATCTTCTAAGAAATATGAATCCAGCAAAATTGACTGGAATGAGTATTTTGATGATATGATTGGGGTTTCAAAAAAAGACAACGAAAAACCTCAAGAAATTATTTTTTGGGCTTCGAAAAAGGAATGCACTTATTTGGAAGGAAAACCCATTCACGCCTCTCAAAAAATGCTGAAAAAAAAGAATGCTGATGAAATGCGACAAAAATATCGCATTCCTGAAGACGGTGGAAATTTCTTCAGCATAAATTGTATTGTCAATTTTGAATTGAAAAGAGAAATGGCTTCAAAATTTGGAGAAAGACTCGTTCTTGAACCAGAATCGTTGAGAAACGAAATTATTGACGATGTGAAAAAGATGATGGATCGATATGGTGAAATAAAACCCGTACACTAATACTGACCCTCAAAAAAACTTATATTCCCTATTATGGACACGGAAAAGAAAATAGCCCTGATTATCGACTGCGACAACGCCAAGGCGGACGCCATCTACGGCATTATGGAAGAACTCTCCAAGTTCGGGGAGACGAGCATTCGCAGGGCATACGGCAACTGGAAAGGGAGCAACCCTTGGGAAGAAGTCCTGCATCCGTTCGCGATTCAGCCGATACAGCAGTTCCCCTACACGAAGGGGAAGAATGCGACCGACCTCGCGATGACTATCGACGTGATGGAACTCCTGTTTACGGAGAGCGTCGACATTTTCGCCATCGTGAGTAGCGATTCGGATTTCACACCGCTTGCCATGAAACTCCGGGCCAAGTCAAAACAGGTCATCGGGTTCGGCGAGGAAAAGACGCCGCAGCCGTTCATCGACTCGTGTAATTCTTTTATCTATATCGACAAGTTCAAGAAGCCGACCGAATCGGACGATGCGACAAACAACATTGAACCTCTTGATCGCAACAAGCTGCGCGGTAATGCGAAAATCATGAACGCTATCCGCAAGGCAATCAGCGAAGAGGCCGACGAAGCGGGCTGGGCAATTGCATCCAAGATTTCACAGCAAATCAACCGCCAGATTTCGCTGAGTCCCAAGAATTTCGGCTATGCCAAATGGCCCGCCCTTATCCGCGCCACGGAGTACTTCGAAGAAGGAAAGAATTCCAAGGGGCAGCAAGTCTTCCGCATCAAGAAGAAATAGTATCCCATTTCTTCTTCCGCACGCTCAGCATTGCTAAAACAGTCAATTTTTACATCGTTTTAGCAATAAAATGGAGAAAAAGTGCTAAAACGATATATTTTTCAATCACTTTAGCACTTTTTTAACAAAAAAATGCTATTTTGGGAGTATGGAAAAGATTGTCGGAAGATTAGAAGAGCAAAAACTGCTCCTTTCGTTAAAGGACAGCCCTAAAGCTGAATTCGTCGCCCTTTATGGCCGCCGGCGCGTCGGGAAGACGTTTTTAATAAACCAGCTCTTCGGAAGCGACTTTGCATTCAAGATGACGGGAGTCCTTGACGGATCCCTAAAGGATCAACTAGCTGCATTTTCCGACTCCATGGACGATTTCGGTTACGACATGGAAGAAAAGCCCAAGGACTGGATGGAAGCTTTCAAGTTGCTAAAAAGAGCCTTGAAGCCCCGCGTCGAAAGTGGGGCTCCATGCGTCATCTTTTTGGACGAACTCCCTGCAATGGACGCGAAAAAATCCGGCATCGCCAAGGCTGTCGGTTATTTCTGGAACAGCTGGGCATCTCTGTTCAGTAACGTCACCTTGATTGTCTGCGGCAGTGCTACAAGTTGGATGATTACAAATATTGTCGATAGCAAGGGCGGCCTTCACGACCGCATCACGCAAGAAATTCACATTCATCCGTTCTGCTTAAAAGAAACCGAAGAGTACTTTAACGAAAACGGATTCCAATGGAATCGCGATATCATTTTGCAGGCCTATATGGCGTTTGGCGGCATCCCCTA
This genomic window contains:
- a CDS encoding NYN domain-containing protein gives rise to the protein MDTEKKIALIIDCDNAKADAIYGIMEELSKFGETSIRRAYGNWKGSNPWEEVLHPFAIQPIQQFPYTKGKNATDLAMTIDVMELLFTESVDIFAIVSSDSDFTPLAMKLRAKSKQVIGFGEEKTPQPFIDSCNSFIYIDKFKKPTESDDATNNIEPLDRNKLRGNAKIMNAIRKAISEEADEAGWAIASKISQQINRQISLSPKNFGYAKWPALIRATEYFEEGKNSKGQQVFRIKKK